TGCGTCCGGAGTTGAACGCCGACTCCCTCGTAGACGCCGCCATCGGCGTAGAGGTGTTCGAACAGCGACATCCCAGCCGCGGACTCCGGAGGATCTTCGGTCGCGCTGAACGGCGGCAACTGTTTGTGATCTCCCGCGAGAACCACCTTGTTCGCCCGCGAGAGCGGTATACAGGACGCCGTACACGTCGCCTGCGTCGCCTCGTCGAGGACGAGCACGTCGAACTCGCGATCGAGGGTGGCCGCGCTACTGTTCGTCGCGGCGACGACGTCGGCCCGGCCGTCGGAGCTTGCGTACTGCCGGCTGACGACGACGTTCGACGAGTTACTTGCGTTCACCCGCCGGAGTACGAACTCGTCGGCGCCGTGCTGTGCGTAAGCGTGGAGCGATCGTTCGTCGGCCTCCTCGGCCGTGCTCGATCCGACGACGAGGTTGTCGACCGCCTGGTTCGAATCGGCACAGACGAGAACGTCGTCGCCGGCCTCCACGGACCGTCTGACGACTTCGACGAGCGTTCGCGTCTTCCCCGTTCCCGGCGGGCCGTGGATGCAGAACAATTGATCCGCAAGGAGGGCACAGGAGACCGCGAGTTCCTGCTCCTGGTTCAGTTCGACGTCCTGTTGACTACTCTTCACGCCGGCGGTATCCCCGAAGGTGACCGCCCTCTCTCCCGTCAGGAGAGCGCAGTGATCGTCACGGTCGCGAACTCGCTCAACCGCGGTAAGCTCGCGTTCGTACGGAACAGGATTCAATAGCAGGGTCAACGCGAATCCCCGGCGCTTCTTCCGCAAGTAGCCACCGACTGTCGACCGATCCTCGATCGCGTGCCAGTCGATCGCCAGGCTGACGGTCCGTCCGTCGATCGAATCTACCGTCGCCGGGATCGGGAACGCGTCCGGCGAGTGGTCCTCGCTCGGCGGGTGAACGAGCACTTCGTTCCCTTCGAAGATGCCGAACTCACTCTGGACGAATCTGTACTGGTCCTGACGCTGATCGGAGTGTTCGTCGTCGATTCGAAACCGATACACGCCGTCTTCCGGACGTCCGAGCGACGAGAGCGACGGAATCGCGCCGAACCCCTTTGCACGGAACGCTTCGGGCGTCGACGTAATAGCCGTCTCTCTGTTCTCGTCACGTTGGGCGTCCATCTCCGCCCGAATGAACGACTCGAGTTCGTCGAACAAGGCGTCGGCTTCGTCATCGGAAAGCGGGTTGCGAGCCGGCTCACGTTCTGCGATCGGAGAGTCGAAGTACGACGGAGGATCGTCGGGCGCGTAGTCGGAGTGCCAGAATCGAACACGCCCGGCCAACGAGGACCTGACGAACGCATCACGGTCGATCGACTCGTATTCCTCGCCGTCGTCGTAGATGAAGATTTCACCGTGTAGCGCGTGATCCGTGAAGGCGACGTACTCGTCCGATAGCTCCGCGCTGTCGGGTTCGTGAAGCGGAATCACTACCCAGTCGTCCTTCTCGGGATGTGCGAGTCGCTCGTGGTAACTTGCGTACTCGACGATTCCGTCGACCGGAACGGGTTCGTCCCGCGTCGGCTCGAGGTCGTCGTCTGTCGGGGAATAGAGTGCCGCAGTCGAGAAGTCGAAGTCGCCGATCGCACTCTCGAAGAGGAGAGACATGTCGATCGGATCGAAGTACTCGTTCCTAAGTCTTTTCGTTCGTTAGATTTCCGCTGCGTATCAAAATCAACTGCTGTCACGGTGCGGGTTGGTAATGAGCTGGTAGAAGGGCTGGATAGAGGGGAGTATTCGCGGAGTTTACCGGGTCGTTCGTCGACGGGTTTGCCTTTCCGCGGTGCCGACTCTGTTGAAACTTCATTCTTCAGATGTGTTTCTGAGTGAAACACACGCTCTCTACAGATGCATATTGAGCGTCGAGTATTCTATTAGATAGAGAACATTCTCGGAGAGGTGTGTGAATACAAGGTCAGTCACTGGTGCCGATCGAGACGGTAAAGAGATACGAACTGTCCGAATCGAGGTAATTAACATCGATACACTAGTACTGTGCAGTATGGCTGCCGGCGTACGGACGAGACCCGATCCAAAAGCCGAAATGGAAGCATTGGGCTACGATATCGTCTATAAACCGCACAAGCAGATGGCAGAATACAACGCGTTCTATCGCGTCGAGTACGACGGTGACGTGATTGCGCCACCGGCCGCTCGTCGAATGGGTGTTCCACTGAACGAAGTCTGGCTCACCGAATTCTTGCGTCCGTACGAGAAATACGTCCTGTATCACGAACTCAACGAAATAAAGTATCGGGCCGAAGGATACGGCGTTGAGGAAGCACACGAACTGGCGCTTGAAGCGGACAAGTTCTGGGCCGATGATCCAAAATGGGACGAACTCTGGCGAGAAATCAACCTCGTCCCTCCCGCTCGAGTTTGTGCACTTCCGGGTTTCGGAGAGGCACTCTTCGAACGGATCCAGCACAACCGACCCTACTGCGATATGAGCGACCTCTTAGAAGTCCACGGCATCGGACGAACCCGGTACGAGCGACTCCATGAGGAGTTTT
The nucleotide sequence above comes from Halosolutus halophilus. Encoded proteins:
- a CDS encoding helix-hairpin-helix domain-containing protein, which codes for MAAGVRTRPDPKAEMEALGYDIVYKPHKQMAEYNAFYRVEYDGDVIAPPAARRMGVPLNEVWLTEFLRPYEKYVLYHELNEIKYRAEGYGVEEAHELALEADKFWADDPKWDELWREINLVPPARVCALPGFGEALFERIQHNRPYCDMSDLLEVHGIGRTRYERLHEEFWCFDCDL
- a CDS encoding AAA domain-containing protein, which translates into the protein MSLLFESAIGDFDFSTAALYSPTDDDLEPTRDEPVPVDGIVEYASYHERLAHPEKDDWVVIPLHEPDSAELSDEYVAFTDHALHGEIFIYDDGEEYESIDRDAFVRSSLAGRVRFWHSDYAPDDPPSYFDSPIAEREPARNPLSDDEADALFDELESFIRAEMDAQRDENRETAITSTPEAFRAKGFGAIPSLSSLGRPEDGVYRFRIDDEHSDQRQDQYRFVQSEFGIFEGNEVLVHPPSEDHSPDAFPIPATVDSIDGRTVSLAIDWHAIEDRSTVGGYLRKKRRGFALTLLLNPVPYERELTAVERVRDRDDHCALLTGERAVTFGDTAGVKSSQQDVELNQEQELAVSCALLADQLFCIHGPPGTGKTRTLVEVVRRSVEAGDDVLVCADSNQAVDNLVVGSSTAEEADERSLHAYAQHGADEFVLRRVNASNSSNVVVSRQYASSDGRADVVAATNSSAATLDREFDVLVLDEATQATCTASCIPLSRANKVVLAGDHKQLPPFSATEDPPESAAGMSLFEHLYADGGVYEGVGVQLRTQYRMHRDIAWFSNRRFYDRALRQGRTVAALEDRPAIVGYDVGGGEATNDHSKCNDAEARLVTHVVDELLTDTELEPSEIGVITPYTAQVDAIRAKLTTHLDRGTDVTVDTIDSFQGSEKAAIVISLVRSNGEGDVGFLDRPIDGPRRLNVAMTRAEQYCALVGDWYTLRYSQENTDKDSDLYNDLYSFLENTGRLRQVEPEFIPVPK